The Mesorhizobium loti genome includes a region encoding these proteins:
- a CDS encoding class I SAM-dependent methyltransferase produces the protein MNILLKRVLDRLVRTGNLKVTGPKGMTVVFGDGSGEPVHMHIKTAHAERAITFDPMLAVPEAYMDGELDILEGGVLGVMRIAFQNMGSGGIDATWSKAIEGLRHAFRRLQQINTASRSRRNVQRHYDLSGDLYRLFLDEDMQYSCAYFEQPDMTLDEAQAAKKRHIAAKLRLKAGQTVLDIGSGWGGLGLYLAKAFDVDVQGVTLSTEQHGVATDRAHAQGLESRVHFELKDYRELNERFDRIVSVGMFEHVGVNHYRTFFDKSATLLKPDGVMLLHTIGRSGVPWATSAFIRKYIFPGGYIPALSEVMPAIEKSGLVVTDVEILRLHYADTLKHWGERFAANRDKAKAIYDERFCRMWEFYLAASEAAFRWQDLVIFQIQIAKKNDTLPMTRDYMAKCEKALEMRDMGHRETAPVKKSPAAKPARRRKVADQE, from the coding sequence ATGAATATTCTGTTGAAGCGCGTTCTCGACCGCCTGGTGCGCACCGGCAATCTCAAGGTAACCGGCCCCAAGGGCATGACAGTGGTTTTCGGCGACGGCAGCGGCGAACCGGTGCACATGCACATCAAGACCGCGCATGCCGAGCGCGCCATCACCTTCGATCCGATGCTGGCTGTGCCTGAAGCCTACATGGACGGCGAGCTCGACATTCTCGAAGGCGGCGTGCTGGGCGTAATGCGCATCGCCTTCCAGAACATGGGCAGCGGCGGCATCGACGCGACCTGGTCGAAAGCCATCGAAGGCCTGCGCCACGCCTTCCGCCGCCTGCAGCAGATCAACACCGCCTCGCGCTCGCGCCGCAACGTGCAGCGCCACTACGATCTGTCGGGTGATCTCTACCGGCTCTTCCTCGACGAGGACATGCAGTATTCCTGCGCCTATTTCGAGCAGCCGGACATGACGCTCGACGAAGCACAGGCGGCCAAGAAGCGCCACATCGCCGCCAAGCTCCGACTGAAGGCCGGCCAGACGGTGCTCGACATCGGCTCCGGCTGGGGCGGGCTCGGCCTCTACCTCGCCAAGGCGTTCGACGTCGACGTGCAGGGCGTCACGCTGTCGACCGAGCAGCATGGCGTCGCCACCGACCGGGCGCACGCGCAAGGGCTGGAAAGCCGCGTGCATTTCGAGCTCAAGGACTACCGCGAACTCAACGAGCGTTTCGACCGTATCGTCTCGGTCGGCATGTTCGAGCATGTCGGCGTCAACCATTACCGCACCTTCTTCGACAAGAGCGCGACGCTGCTCAAGCCGGATGGCGTCATGCTGTTGCACACGATCGGCCGTTCCGGCGTGCCGTGGGCAACCAGCGCCTTCATCCGCAAATACATCTTCCCGGGCGGCTACATCCCCGCGCTCTCGGAAGTCATGCCAGCGATCGAGAAATCGGGCCTGGTCGTCACCGACGTCGAGATCCTGCGGCTCCACTATGCCGATACGCTGAAGCACTGGGGCGAGCGCTTCGCCGCCAACCGCGACAAGGCCAAGGCGATCTATGACGAGCGCTTCTGCCGCATGTGGGAGTTTTACCTGGCTGCCTCGGAAGCCGCCTTTCGCTGGCAGGACCTGGTGATCTTCCAGATCCAGATCGCCAAGAAGAACGACACGCTGCCGATGACACGCGACTACATGGCCAAGTGCGAAAAGGCGCTCGAGATGCGCGATATGGGGCATCGTGAAACGGCCCCCGTCAAAAAGAGCCCTGCCGCCAAGCCGGCTCGCCGCCGCAAGGTTGCGGACCAGGAATAG
- the rplI gene encoding 50S ribosomal protein L9: protein MEVILLERVSRLGQMGDTVKVKDGFARNFLLPQGKALRANEANKKKFEGQRAQLEARNLERKSEAAQVAEKLDGKSFIAVRSAGETGQLYGSVSTRDIADLLTAEGFSINRNQILLNQPIKTIGVTNVAIALHPEVEVTVTLNIARTADEAERQAKGETLTTAEAIYGDDINDNARPENFFDPNTEFEGGEDNA from the coding sequence ATGGAAGTCATTCTTCTCGAACGCGTTTCCCGACTCGGCCAGATGGGCGACACCGTCAAGGTCAAGGACGGCTTTGCCCGTAACTTCCTGCTGCCGCAGGGCAAGGCGCTGCGCGCCAACGAAGCCAACAAGAAGAAGTTCGAAGGCCAGCGTGCCCAGCTCGAAGCCCGCAACCTCGAGCGCAAGTCGGAAGCGGCCCAAGTCGCCGAAAAGCTCGACGGCAAGAGCTTCATCGCCGTGCGTTCGGCTGGTGAAACCGGCCAGCTCTATGGTTCGGTGTCGACGCGCGACATCGCGGACCTGCTGACGGCGGAAGGTTTTTCGATCAACCGCAACCAGATCCTGCTCAACCAGCCGATCAAGACCATCGGCGTCACCAATGTGGCGATCGCGCTGCATCCGGAAGTCGAGGTCACCGTCACGCTCAACATCGCCCGCACGGCCGACGAAGCCGAGCGCCAGGCCAAGGGCGAGACGCTGACCACCGCCGAAGCCATCTATGGCGACGACATCAACGACAATGCCCGGCCGGAAAACTTCTTCGACCCGAACACCGAGTTCGAGGGCGGCGAAGACAACGCCTGA
- a CDS encoding YciI family protein, whose translation MRYACLIYYHPKTLFGGSPEANAALAECAGYDEVLKASGHFVTAEALVLPEEAMTVQVRDGKMSSVDGPFMETKEILGGIIVIEARDLNEAVRVASGHPLATIGFVEVRPVVDFSQPPPVL comes from the coding sequence ATGCGTTATGCCTGTCTCATCTACTACCACCCCAAGACGTTGTTCGGCGGCAGCCCGGAGGCCAATGCCGCGCTTGCCGAATGCGCCGGATATGACGAGGTGCTCAAGGCCAGCGGCCACTTCGTCACCGCCGAGGCCCTGGTGTTGCCCGAAGAGGCGATGACCGTGCAGGTCCGCGACGGCAAGATGTCGTCGGTCGACGGCCCGTTCATGGAGACCAAGGAGATACTGGGCGGCATCATCGTCATCGAGGCCCGCGACCTCAACGAGGCGGTGCGGGTGGCGAGCGGCCATCCGCTGGCAACGATCGGCTTCGTCGAAGTCCGCCCGGTCGTCGACTTCAGCCAGCCGCCGCCGGTCCTGTGA
- a CDS encoding ATP-binding protein, whose amino-acid sequence MEQGSPPTLYLLCGKIAAGKSTLARHIAARPATLLISEDHWTSHLFSDELRTIDDYDRLSARLRAAMGPHIVDILQQGLSVVLDFPANTVSHRNWMRSLIARADVTHELHLLDVPDTVCRQRLRHRNAGGEHPFQVSEADYDLFTSYFVPPEPDEGFNIVVHTS is encoded by the coding sequence ATGGAACAGGGTTCCCCACCAACTTTATATCTTCTTTGCGGAAAGATTGCTGCGGGGAAGTCGACGCTTGCAAGGCATATTGCAGCGCGGCCGGCGACCTTGCTCATCAGCGAAGATCACTGGACGTCACATCTGTTTTCAGATGAGTTGAGGACAATCGACGATTACGACCGTCTTTCGGCGCGGCTTCGCGCTGCCATGGGGCCGCACATTGTCGATATTTTACAACAGGGCCTTTCTGTTGTTCTGGATTTCCCGGCGAACACTGTCAGCCATCGCAACTGGATGCGTTCGCTAATTGCCCGGGCCGATGTGACCCACGAGCTACATCTGCTCGATGTACCCGACACAGTCTGCAGGCAACGGCTTCGTCACCGAAATGCAGGTGGCGAACACCCGTTCCAAGTAAGCGAAGCGGACTACGATCTGTTCACAAGCTATTTCGTCCCTCCGGAACCCGACGAAGGCTTCAACATCGTTGTCCACACATCCTGA
- a CDS encoding methyltransferase type 11 — protein MELPAPLRQGVERLLENVPLAVLKQAAKTLSDRYRAELRDGRLHMAEDLAVKAYLATRLPATYAAIRASLDALSGAEPGFQPRSLLDVGAGPGTVLWATTDLWPDLEQAVLLEASAAVRKVGETLAAGAIAAEIRWLAGDATIDLADLKPADLVTCAYVLDEIAPASLPKLINRLWQLTADTLLIVEPGTPAGWQRILAVRRQLIEAGAHVLAPCPHQAPCPLAQPDWCHFSRRVARSRLHRLAKDADVPWEDEKFIYVAASRDGPTSHQARVLAPPKSGSGKVLLKLCREDGTAAERLFTKRDGADFKLARRLDWGDRLASE, from the coding sequence ATGGAACTGCCGGCACCCCTTCGTCAAGGTGTAGAGCGCCTGCTCGAAAACGTTCCGCTGGCGGTACTCAAACAAGCGGCAAAAACGCTGTCCGACCGTTATCGTGCTGAGTTGCGCGACGGCCGTTTGCACATGGCCGAGGATCTGGCGGTGAAGGCCTATCTGGCGACGCGGCTGCCGGCGACCTATGCCGCGATCCGCGCCAGCCTCGACGCGCTGAGCGGCGCAGAGCCAGGCTTTCAACCCAGGAGCCTACTCGATGTCGGCGCCGGCCCTGGTACGGTGCTTTGGGCCACGACCGACCTGTGGCCGGATCTCGAACAGGCGGTGCTGCTGGAAGCGAGCGCGGCGGTGCGCAAGGTCGGCGAGACACTTGCCGCCGGCGCGATTGCCGCCGAGATCAGATGGCTGGCGGGCGATGCCACCATCGACCTCGCCGACCTCAAGCCTGCCGATCTAGTTACGTGCGCCTATGTGCTGGACGAAATTGCCCCGGCATCCCTGCCGAAGCTCATCAATCGGCTCTGGCAACTCACAGCCGACACGCTGCTGATCGTCGAGCCGGGCACCCCCGCCGGCTGGCAGCGTATCCTCGCCGTGCGCCGGCAGCTGATCGAGGCGGGCGCGCATGTGCTTGCGCCTTGCCCGCATCAAGCGCCCTGCCCGCTCGCCCAGCCCGACTGGTGCCATTTCTCCCGCCGCGTCGCCCGCTCGCGCCTGCACCGGCTGGCCAAGGACGCCGACGTGCCGTGGGAAGACGAGAAGTTCATCTATGTCGCGGCTTCTCGCGACGGACCCACATCACACCAGGCACGGGTTCTTGCGCCGCCGAAATCCGGCTCCGGCAAGGTTCTGCTCAAGCTTTGCAGGGAAGACGGCACCGCCGCCGAGCGCTTGTTCACCAAACGCGACGGCGCCGACTTCAAGCTGGCCCGACGGCTGGACTGGGGCGACAGGCTGGCTTCCGAATAA
- a CDS encoding YnfA family protein — MTYMLYAAAALAEIAGCFSFWAWWRLEKSPLWLLPGLASLALFGFLLALVDTSAAGRAYAAYGGIYIAASLGWLWLVEGVRPDRWDFAGAALCIAGASVILLVPRGA, encoded by the coding sequence ATGACCTATATGCTTTATGCCGCTGCCGCCCTGGCCGAGATCGCCGGCTGCTTCTCGTTTTGGGCCTGGTGGCGGCTGGAAAAGTCGCCGCTATGGCTGCTTCCCGGCCTCGCCTCGCTTGCCCTGTTCGGCTTCCTGCTGGCGCTGGTCGACACATCAGCTGCCGGCCGCGCCTACGCCGCCTATGGCGGCATCTACATTGCGGCATCGCTTGGCTGGCTGTGGCTGGTGGAGGGCGTGCGCCCCGACCGCTGGGACTTTGCCGGCGCCGCGCTGTGCATTGCCGGCGCTTCGGTGATCCTTCTCGTCCCGCGGGGCGCGTGA
- a CDS encoding RNA polymerase sigma factor yields MSTTSPRDALGAVYRTEARRVLATLIRLLGGFDAAEEALHEAFTAAAEQWPRQGVPANPYSWLVSAGRFRTIDRWRREARLTGALPELTALAEPIPEPAMPEDIQDDELRLIFVCCHPALAPDARIALTLREVGGLTTEEIARAYLTPAPTIAQRIVRAKAKIRDEAIPYEVPDRGDLPARLDSALQVIYLIFNEGYAATEGPNLTRADLCAEAIRLGRLMIELLDQSEAQGLLALMLLHEARRATRVDASGDLVLLEDQDRTLWDRVLIAEADGLIGQAIASRRIGPYILQAAIASVHAEAAGTTETDWAQIVALYDVLDRIAPSPVVALNRAAAIGMRDGPQAGLAAIETVMGQGGLDGYHLAYAARADMQRRLGLTEAAKTSYRRALELTRQPAERRFLQARLDQL; encoded by the coding sequence GTGAGCACCACCAGCCCGCGCGACGCCCTGGGGGCGGTCTACCGCACCGAGGCGCGGCGCGTGCTGGCGACCTTGATCCGCCTGCTCGGCGGTTTCGACGCGGCGGAGGAGGCCTTGCACGAGGCCTTCACTGCTGCCGCCGAACAATGGCCGCGCCAGGGTGTGCCGGCCAATCCCTATTCCTGGCTGGTCTCGGCCGGCCGCTTCAGGACCATCGACCGCTGGCGCCGGGAAGCGCGGCTGACCGGAGCCCTGCCCGAGCTCACGGCCCTGGCCGAGCCGATACCGGAGCCGGCCATGCCGGAAGACATCCAGGACGATGAATTGCGGCTCATTTTCGTCTGCTGCCACCCGGCGCTGGCGCCGGACGCACGCATAGCCCTGACCCTGCGCGAAGTGGGTGGTTTGACCACCGAAGAGATCGCCCGCGCCTATCTGACACCGGCACCGACCATTGCGCAGCGCATCGTGCGGGCCAAGGCGAAGATCCGGGACGAGGCCATTCCCTACGAAGTGCCCGACCGCGGCGACCTGCCGGCGCGTCTCGATAGCGCGCTGCAGGTGATCTACCTGATCTTCAACGAGGGTTACGCCGCAACCGAGGGACCGAACCTGACGCGGGCCGATCTCTGCGCCGAGGCGATCCGGCTCGGCCGGCTGATGATCGAGCTGCTCGACCAGTCGGAAGCGCAAGGGCTGCTTGCCCTGATGCTGCTGCACGAGGCGCGGCGCGCGACGCGGGTCGATGCCAGCGGCGATCTCGTGCTGCTGGAAGACCAGGACCGCACGCTGTGGGACCGTGTGCTGATCGCCGAGGCCGACGGCCTGATCGGCCAGGCGATCGCCTCGCGCCGCATCGGACCTTATATCCTGCAGGCAGCCATTGCTTCCGTTCACGCCGAGGCGGCCGGCACGACTGAGACCGACTGGGCGCAGATCGTCGCGCTCTACGATGTGCTCGACCGCATCGCTCCCTCGCCAGTCGTGGCACTCAACCGCGCCGCGGCCATAGGCATGCGCGACGGCCCGCAGGCCGGACTGGCGGCAATCGAGACGGTCATGGGACAGGGCGGGCTGGACGGCTACCATCTGGCTTATGCCGCACGGGCGGACATGCAGCGCAGGCTTGGCTTGACCGAAGCGGCAAAGACCTCCTACCGGCGGGCGCTTGAGCTGACCCGGCAACCGGCGGAACGCCGGTTCCTGCAAGCGCGGCTCGATCAGCTCTAG
- a CDS encoding DUF1428 domain-containing protein: protein MTYIAGFVAAVPAANKEAYRRHVAKAASVLKEFGTTRMVEGWGDDVPGGKITDFKGAVKAKPDEVITFSWHEYADKAAADAAYQTMMSDPRMAEIGASMPFDGKRMIIGGFTPFIDLNTTGKTGYIDGSLVPVPAANRQAYLAVAAKQAAVIKEHGATRVVEAWGDDVPDGEVTDYRGAVKATGDEVVVYAWIEWPSKQARDDAWKKVIADPRMYADTMPYDNQRRIHGGFAPILDA from the coding sequence ATGACCTACATCGCAGGATTTGTCGCCGCGGTGCCCGCCGCCAACAAGGAAGCCTATCGCAGGCATGTCGCCAAGGCGGCATCGGTGCTGAAGGAGTTCGGCACGACCCGCATGGTCGAAGGATGGGGCGACGACGTGCCCGGCGGCAAGATCACCGACTTCAAGGGAGCCGTGAAGGCAAAGCCGGATGAAGTCATCACCTTTTCGTGGCACGAATACGCGGACAAGGCGGCGGCGGACGCGGCCTATCAGACGATGATGAGCGACCCGCGCATGGCGGAGATCGGCGCGTCCATGCCCTTTGATGGCAAGCGCATGATCATCGGCGGCTTCACGCCGTTCATCGACCTGAACACGACCGGCAAGACCGGCTATATCGACGGCTCGCTGGTGCCGGTGCCGGCTGCCAACAGGCAAGCCTACCTTGCCGTGGCGGCGAAGCAGGCCGCGGTGATCAAGGAACATGGCGCAACCCGCGTCGTCGAAGCGTGGGGCGATGATGTTCCCGACGGCGAGGTCACCGATTACCGTGGCGCCGTGAAAGCGACGGGCGACGAGGTTGTCGTCTATGCCTGGATCGAATGGCCGTCGAAACAGGCGCGCGACGACGCCTGGAAGAAGGTGATTGCCGATCCGCGCATGTATGCCGACACCATGCCCTACGACAACCAGCGCCGGATCCATGGCGGCTTCGCGCCGATCCTCGACGCCTGA